In the Flavobacterium acetivorans genome, one interval contains:
- a CDS encoding CusA/CzcA family heavy metal efflux RND transporter — protein MLEKIIAFSLKNKLIILLFTLVISGFGVYSIFKISIGAIPDVTNNQVQVITTSRNLSTQDIEQYITYPVEIEMANLPGVTEIRSISKFGLSVVTIVFEEELGTYLPRQLIAEKIKTASEKIPEGFGTPEMGPITTGLGEVYQYTIEVKPEFKNLYSVTDLRTIQDWVVKRQLSGIKGVVEINTWGGFLKQYEIAINPSQLKAMNIATTDVFTALEKNNSIAGGAYIEKVNQSYFIRAEGKVKSLQDIENIVVKNTNGFPVYIKNVAEVRFGHANRFGAITGNGEGEKVLGQVMMLKGANSKQVINDVKDRIALIEKSLPEGVYINGFLERSELVGKTTFTVAENLILGCLIVIFVVVLLLGNWRSGLVVASVIPLCLLFAISLMNIFKIDANLMSLGAIDFGIIIDGAVIIVEFIAFQIASKSAKLGPLSKREQQIEIDKITHKSASKMMNSAIFGQLIILIVFIPILSLSGVEGKMFKPMAMTFSFALVGAMLFCFTYVPVISSLFLKPKEENPNSLSSRLIQKLNSWYLPIISWALVNTKKVLYAALGLLVSAVVLFATMGGEFIPTLDEGDFVIQPVLKTGTTLTKTIAITTQMEKIILKNFPEVEQVVSRIGAAEVPTDPMSMEESDVIIKLKPKSEWVSASSKDELADKIKAAIEKQIPNIEIEFTQPIEMRFNELISGTRSDVAVKVFGEDLNVLAQKANEIKKAIEKVEGASDVIIEKTEGLPQMTVQYDRSKIARYGLNISDLNEMIALGFAGKTVGNVFEGEKRFDMVIRLDQTNRTGINDLKNLYISAPSGQQIPLEELATIDYTQGPAKISRDNTNRRIVVGINVRNRDLQSVVTDIQKIIDNQIKLPAGYYVQYGGQFENLESAKARLMIAVPIALLLIFILLYFAFGSIKEALMVYSAIPLSAVGGILFLWMRDLPFSISAGVGFIALFGIAVLNGIVLVEHFKELKHQGMNNIDELILKGTTDRLRPVILTAAAAALGFLPMAISASAGAEVQRPLATVVIGGLFTATILTMIVLPILYKIFDTKEFKKPKFKKNKGGSYILLLLLSSSFAFAQTTNSELDQLIASGIQNNKELKAQQLQVDKYEATIKSAYTFDKTNLYYNKDNNNLAFNNEPLNVIGIQQNFAFPTVYGAQKKVYTADYDKEKASFEMRKSKLSLEISKVYQEIVYFQHQEKLYVYLDSLYQNFSKASDRRFELGETNYLEKITAQAKFRQIKTKLNQIESEKKAQYAVLHSLIQTDEKIVISTSAISPMSVAMDTRNESVQNAYLESVSTKYKNQIKLQKQHWLPDINLEYFTGSNKGLSQSLNGFQVGLSLPILFSGTISKTKVAQLEWESWEQQRQNQIQKRSEFIIQKKNELAKYQEAINYYAQIGKKLSDEIIKVGNLSYKQGEIDFFQYIQSLENASNIQVDYLDNVLQFNIIQLDIQYLNY, from the coding sequence ATGTTAGAAAAAATTATAGCTTTTAGTTTAAAAAACAAACTCATCATTTTGTTATTTACGCTTGTGATTTCAGGATTTGGAGTTTATTCTATTTTCAAAATTTCCATTGGTGCCATACCAGATGTGACTAATAATCAAGTTCAAGTTATTACTACTTCTCGCAATCTTTCTACTCAAGATATTGAGCAATACATCACTTATCCTGTAGAGATTGAAATGGCCAACTTGCCTGGTGTAACTGAAATTCGGTCTATCTCAAAATTTGGATTATCAGTAGTAACCATTGTTTTTGAAGAAGAGTTAGGAACTTACTTACCGCGACAATTAATCGCCGAAAAAATAAAAACCGCTTCAGAAAAAATACCGGAAGGTTTTGGAACTCCCGAAATGGGGCCAATAACAACGGGGCTAGGCGAAGTGTACCAGTATACGATTGAAGTAAAACCCGAGTTCAAAAACTTATATTCGGTTACTGATTTAAGAACCATTCAAGATTGGGTTGTAAAAAGACAATTATCAGGAATAAAAGGAGTTGTAGAAATTAATACCTGGGGCGGATTTTTAAAACAATACGAAATTGCCATAAATCCATCACAGCTAAAAGCGATGAATATCGCTACTACAGATGTTTTTACAGCTCTCGAAAAAAACAATAGCATTGCTGGAGGTGCTTATATTGAAAAAGTAAATCAAAGTTATTTTATTCGTGCTGAAGGAAAAGTAAAATCACTACAAGATATAGAAAACATTGTCGTTAAGAATACCAATGGTTTTCCAGTGTACATCAAGAATGTGGCAGAAGTTCGTTTTGGTCATGCCAATCGTTTTGGCGCAATTACCGGAAATGGTGAAGGAGAGAAGGTTTTAGGTCAGGTGATGATGCTCAAAGGAGCCAATTCAAAACAAGTGATTAATGATGTAAAAGATAGAATTGCTTTAATTGAAAAGTCTTTGCCTGAAGGTGTTTATATCAATGGATTTCTGGAACGCAGTGAGTTAGTGGGAAAAACAACTTTTACGGTAGCCGAAAACCTTATTTTAGGTTGTTTGATTGTCATTTTTGTAGTGGTTTTGTTGCTAGGAAATTGGCGTTCTGGACTGGTTGTCGCTTCGGTGATTCCATTGTGTTTGCTTTTTGCTATTTCTTTGATGAATATTTTTAAAATTGATGCCAACTTAATGAGTCTTGGTGCCATTGATTTTGGAATTATAATTGATGGCGCGGTAATTATAGTCGAATTTATCGCCTTTCAAATCGCCAGTAAGTCGGCTAAATTGGGGCCGCTTTCTAAGAGAGAACAACAAATAGAAATTGATAAAATTACTCATAAAAGTGCTTCCAAGATGATGAACTCGGCTATTTTTGGCCAGCTTATTATCTTAATTGTTTTCATTCCTATTCTTTCGCTTTCTGGTGTCGAAGGGAAAATGTTCAAACCCATGGCCATGACTTTTAGCTTCGCCTTGGTAGGAGCTATGCTGTTTTGTTTTACTTATGTACCGGTAATTTCGTCTTTATTTTTAAAACCAAAAGAAGAAAACCCAAATTCTTTATCGAGTAGATTAATTCAAAAGCTCAATTCTTGGTATTTACCAATAATCAGTTGGGCTTTGGTCAATACTAAAAAAGTGTTGTATGCTGCTTTGGGATTGTTAGTTTCTGCCGTAGTTTTATTTGCTACAATGGGAGGAGAGTTTATCCCAACACTTGATGAAGGAGATTTTGTAATTCAGCCTGTCTTAAAAACGGGGACTACATTGACTAAAACAATTGCCATTACTACCCAAATGGAAAAAATTATACTCAAAAACTTTCCCGAAGTAGAACAGGTTGTCAGTCGAATTGGCGCCGCCGAAGTTCCTACTGACCCTATGAGTATGGAGGAAAGTGATGTCATTATAAAATTAAAACCAAAATCGGAATGGGTATCGGCCTCGAGCAAAGATGAACTGGCCGATAAAATAAAGGCAGCTATTGAAAAACAAATTCCAAATATAGAAATCGAGTTTACTCAACCCATAGAAATGCGTTTCAACGAATTAATATCAGGGACTCGATCTGATGTGGCGGTTAAGGTTTTTGGTGAAGATTTGAATGTCTTGGCTCAAAAGGCGAATGAGATAAAAAAAGCAATAGAAAAAGTGGAAGGAGCCTCCGATGTTATAATCGAAAAAACCGAGGGTTTACCGCAAATGACCGTACAATACGACCGTTCCAAAATTGCGCGCTACGGATTAAATATTTCTGATTTGAATGAAATGATCGCTCTTGGCTTTGCCGGAAAAACCGTTGGAAATGTATTTGAAGGTGAAAAGCGTTTTGATATGGTGATTCGTTTAGACCAAACCAATAGAACCGGAATCAATGACTTGAAGAATCTTTATATTTCTGCACCTTCAGGTCAGCAAATTCCATTGGAAGAATTAGCAACAATTGACTATACCCAAGGTCCAGCTAAGATTTCCAGAGACAATACCAATCGTAGGATTGTGGTAGGAATCAATGTTCGAAACAGAGATTTACAAAGTGTGGTAACTGATATTCAAAAAATTATCGACAACCAGATCAAGTTACCTGCTGGTTATTATGTACAATATGGCGGTCAGTTTGAGAACTTAGAAAGTGCCAAAGCACGTTTAATGATCGCTGTTCCTATTGCTTTATTATTGATTTTTATCTTATTGTATTTTGCCTTTGGCTCTATCAAAGAAGCCTTGATGGTTTATTCAGCGATACCACTTTCGGCTGTGGGCGGAATTTTGTTTTTGTGGATGCGAGACTTACCGTTTAGTATTTCTGCTGGAGTTGGATTCATTGCCTTGTTTGGTATTGCCGTTTTAAACGGAATTGTATTGGTGGAACACTTTAAAGAATTGAAACATCAGGGAATGAATAATATTGATGAACTTATTTTGAAAGGAACTACAGATCGATTGCGACCTGTAATATTAACGGCAGCAGCGGCAGCATTAGGATTTTTACCTATGGCAATTTCAGCATCGGCAGGAGCCGAAGTACAAAGACCGTTGGCTACAGTAGTAATTGGAGGCCTGTTTACCGCTACCATTCTTACGATGATTGTATTGCCCATTTTATATAAAATATTTGATACAAAAGAGTTCAAAAAACCAAAATTCAAGAAAAATAAAGGTGGTAGTTATATCCTGTTACTTTTATTGAGTTCCTCATTTGCTTTCGCTCAAACGACAAATTCTGAGTTGGATCAATTGATAGCATCTGGAATTCAAAATAATAAAGAATTAAAAGCGCAGCAATTGCAGGTGGATAAATATGAAGCTACTATAAAAAGTGCCTACACCTTCGATAAAACAAACCTATATTACAATAAGGATAACAATAATTTAGCTTTTAATAACGAACCTTTAAACGTTATTGGTATCCAACAAAATTTTGCATTTCCAACTGTTTACGGAGCACAAAAGAAAGTATATACTGCTGATTACGATAAAGAAAAGGCCAGTTTTGAAATGCGTAAAAGCAAGCTGTCTTTAGAAATTTCTAAGGTTTATCAGGAAATTGTCTATTTTCAACACCAAGAGAAATTGTACGTTTATTTAGACAGTTTGTATCAAAATTTCTCTAAAGCTAGTGACAGACGTTTTGAATTAGGAGAGACAAACTACTTAGAAAAAATTACCGCTCAAGCTAAATTCAGACAAATAAAAACCAAGCTGAATCAAATTGAATCAGAAAAGAAAGCACAGTATGCCGTTTTACATTCATTAATACAAACCGATGAAAAAATTGTCATTTCGACCAGTGCAATCAGTCCAATGTCTGTTGCAATGGATACAAGAAATGAATCTGTACAAAACGCTTATTTAGAAAGTGTTAGTACAAAATACAAAAACCAAATTAAATTACAAAAACAACATTGGTTACCTGATATTAATTTAGAATATTTTACGGGTTCCAATAAAGGATTATCCCAATCATTGAATGGTTTTCAAGTTGGGCTATCGCTTCCTATTTTGTTTTCGGGTACTATTTCAAAAACTAAAGTAGCTCAACTCGAATGGGAAAGTTGGGAACAACAAAGACAAAACCAGATCCAAAAGAGAAGTGAATTTATCATTCAAAAAAAGAATGAATTGGCCAAATATCAAGAGGCAATCAATTACTATGCTCAAATTGGGAAAAAATTATCTGACGAAATCATTAAAGTGGGGAATCTTAGCTACAAACAGGGAGAAATTGATTTCTTTCAGTACATCCAAAGTTTAGAAAACGCCTCCAATATTCAAGTAGATTACCTCGATAATGTACTTCAATTTAATATAATCCAACTTGACATTCAATATCTTAATTACTAA
- a CDS encoding efflux RND transporter periplasmic adaptor subunit, with protein MKKSLYILSLSIILFSCKEAKTEESSAKEENLIEITSTQFKSGAMEIASPIEQDFDLTIKTSGKIDVPPQNRAQITSFIGGYVKSTKLLVGNQVKKGQALLTLENTEYLDIQKEYLDVSEQINYLKSEYLRQKALFDEKITSQKNYLKAESEYKRAKGMHQSLKAKLAMLNISPANVEKGNLTSVITIFAPISGDIVVMNANVGMYVAPSDVILDIIQTSHLHLELNVFEKDILKVKQGQKINFTIPEASKETFNAQVHLVGKSIEGNDRTINVHGHLDENIKQKLMTGMFVEAAIVVDSKKGLGIPAEALITENNKNFVLLLTQTKNNSYFFKKELVTVGERSEKFVEILPVNQINATSKILVKGVFDVAN; from the coding sequence ATGAAAAAATCACTTTATATACTTTCCCTATCTATAATCCTTTTCTCTTGTAAAGAAGCAAAAACGGAGGAATCTTCAGCTAAAGAGGAGAACCTGATTGAAATTACCAGCACACAATTTAAGTCGGGTGCGATGGAAATTGCTTCACCAATCGAACAAGATTTTGATCTAACCATTAAAACATCTGGAAAAATTGACGTTCCGCCGCAAAACAGAGCTCAAATAACGAGCTTTATTGGAGGTTACGTTAAATCGACAAAACTTTTAGTTGGCAATCAAGTTAAAAAAGGACAAGCTTTATTGACATTAGAAAACACGGAATATTTGGATATTCAAAAAGAATATTTGGATGTTTCCGAGCAAATAAATTACCTAAAATCAGAGTATTTACGTCAAAAAGCCTTATTTGATGAAAAAATAACTTCTCAAAAAAACTACTTAAAAGCCGAAAGCGAATACAAGAGAGCCAAAGGAATGCACCAAAGCTTAAAAGCAAAACTGGCCATGCTCAATATAAGTCCTGCAAATGTTGAAAAAGGGAACTTGACCTCTGTAATTACGATTTTTGCACCTATTTCTGGGGATATTGTGGTAATGAATGCTAATGTTGGGATGTATGTGGCGCCATCAGATGTAATACTTGATATCATTCAAACATCGCATTTACACTTAGAATTGAATGTTTTTGAAAAAGATATTTTAAAAGTAAAACAAGGACAAAAAATCAATTTCACTATTCCGGAGGCTTCAAAAGAAACATTCAATGCCCAAGTACATTTAGTAGGGAAATCCATTGAAGGAAATGACAGAACAATCAATGTTCACGGACATCTAGATGAAAACATAAAACAAAAATTGATGACTGGTATGTTTGTCGAAGCGGCGATTGTAGTTGATTCCAAAAAAGGATTAGGCATTCCTGCGGAAGCATTAATCACCGAAAATAACAAAAATTTCGTACTTTTATTAACACAAACTAAAAACAATAGCTACTTCTTCAAAAAAGAGCTAGTGACAGTTGGGGAACGTTCGGAAAAATTTGTTGAAATTCTGCCTGTTAATCAGATTAATGCGACTTCAAAAATTTTAGTAAAAGGGGTTTTTGACGTTGCGAATTAG
- a CDS encoding DUF2231 domain-containing protein: MNDAHLHLIVNHFPIIGTIFGFGILIVGMLLKNNSVKNTAYVLFIVAAIFAALSMATGEGAEELVEDMPNIGKKIIHEHEELAEKLAIALYVLGAASLFALFLSVKKNSKEKLVSYFILGLAFVAIFLSQKVGTSGGEIRHTEIRENPVVTEGTNQNLIPNTNDKEADKK, translated from the coding sequence ATGAACGATGCTCATTTACACTTAATTGTCAATCATTTTCCCATCATTGGGACAATTTTTGGATTCGGAATTTTAATTGTTGGCATGCTATTAAAAAACAATTCGGTCAAAAATACAGCCTATGTTTTATTTATAGTGGCAGCTATTTTTGCGGCTTTAAGCATGGCAACGGGAGAAGGCGCAGAAGAATTGGTGGAAGACATGCCAAACATTGGAAAAAAAATTATCCATGAACATGAAGAGCTTGCCGAAAAACTAGCTATCGCATTGTATGTATTGGGGGCAGCCTCTTTATTTGCACTATTTTTGAGTGTTAAAAAGAATTCTAAAGAGAAATTAGTTTCTTATTTTATTTTAGGATTGGCTTTTGTTGCAATTTTTTTAAGTCAAAAAGTTGGTACTTCCGGAGGAGAAATTCGTCATACTGAAATCAGGGAAAATCCTGTAGTTACTGAGGGTACGAATCAAAATTTAATCCCAAATACTAATGATAAAGAGGCAGATAAAAAATAG
- the hisG gene encoding ATP phosphoribosyltransferase: MSTLKIAIQKSGRLNEDSIQILKDCGISINNGIDQLKAEASNFPLEVLYLRNSDIPQYLIDGVVDIAIVGDNLLVEKGKEIQVVQKLGFSKCKVSVAVPKTFEYNSIQDLNGLRIATSYPNTVIEYFNSFGVNVDIHQISGSVEIAPNIGLADAIVDIVSSGSTLFKNNLKEVEIILKSEAVLAVSPKVTPEVQKLIDTLKFRIESVLRARKSKYILMNVPNDKIDAIGKILPVLRSLTVLPLAQEGWSSVHSVIDKDTFWDVIDQLKEAGAEGILVCPIEKMVL, encoded by the coding sequence ATGAGTACATTAAAAATTGCAATTCAAAAATCAGGTCGTTTAAACGAAGACAGTATCCAAATTCTTAAGGATTGCGGTATTTCGATCAACAATGGAATCGACCAGTTAAAAGCCGAAGCTTCAAATTTCCCCTTGGAAGTTTTATATTTAAGAAACTCCGATATTCCCCAATATTTAATAGATGGCGTTGTAGATATTGCCATAGTGGGCGATAATTTATTGGTCGAAAAAGGAAAAGAAATTCAGGTTGTGCAAAAATTAGGTTTTTCAAAATGCAAAGTTTCTGTCGCTGTCCCTAAGACCTTCGAATACAACTCGATTCAAGATCTAAACGGATTGCGAATAGCCACTTCTTACCCTAACACGGTAATCGAATATTTCAATTCCTTTGGTGTCAACGTTGATATTCACCAAATTTCAGGATCGGTAGAAATCGCTCCTAATATTGGCCTTGCAGATGCTATCGTGGATATTGTTTCCAGCGGAAGTACGTTGTTCAAAAACAATTTAAAGGAAGTGGAAATCATCTTGAAAAGTGAAGCCGTCTTGGCGGTTTCTCCAAAAGTAACACCGGAAGTTCAAAAATTAATTGATACTTTAAAATTCAGAATTGAATCGGTTTTGAGAGCACGAAAATCAAAATACATCTTGATGAACGTTCCTAATGATAAAATTGATGCTATTGGAAAAATACTACCTGTTTTAAGAAGTTTAACAGTTCTGCCATTGGCGCAAGAAGGCTGGAGTAGTGTGCACTCAGTTATTGATAAAGATACTTTTTGGGACGTGATTGATCAATTGAAAGAAGCTGGTGCCGAGGGGATTTTAGTTTGCCCTATCGAAAAAATGGTTCTATAA
- the hisD gene encoding histidinol dehydrogenase has product MNKIYNPKPETWTAILERPTKTVDDIEFTVKEIFKEIQKKRDLAVAKYTSLFDGVSLENYEVSQDEINEAVSLITNELKESIQLAKSNIEKFHAAQKTDRVIIETTEGVNCWQEKRAIQKIGLYIPGGTAPLFSTVLMLAVPANIAGCNEIVLCSPPDKNGKINPAILYAANLCGVTKILKVGGIQAIAGMTFGTETIPKVYKIFGPGNQFVTVAKQLATQFGVAIDMPAGPSELLVVADDAAVPAFVASDLLSQAEHGTDSQVILVSTSKNLIDAVEKEIQIQMDVLPRKTIAEKAIANSKLIFVENDKIALELINEYGPEHFIICTAADDFYIDGVENAGSVFIGNYTPESAGDYASGTNHTLPTNGFAKNYSGVNLDSFTKSMTFQKISKKGIQNIGKAIEIMAEAEGLQAHKNAVSLRLKAIKDEK; this is encoded by the coding sequence ATGAATAAAATATACAACCCAAAACCCGAAACCTGGACTGCAATTTTAGAGCGACCAACCAAAACAGTAGATGATATAGAATTTACCGTAAAAGAAATATTCAAAGAAATCCAAAAGAAAAGGGATCTTGCTGTTGCCAAATACACTTCCTTATTTGATGGCGTTTCTCTTGAAAACTACGAAGTATCACAAGATGAAATAAACGAGGCAGTCAGTTTAATAACTAACGAACTGAAAGAATCGATTCAACTTGCGAAATCGAATATTGAAAAATTTCATGCGGCCCAAAAAACGGATCGAGTAATTATCGAAACTACTGAGGGTGTCAATTGTTGGCAGGAAAAAAGAGCAATTCAAAAAATAGGATTGTACATTCCCGGAGGAACAGCACCTTTATTTTCGACCGTTTTAATGCTTGCCGTTCCAGCTAATATTGCTGGTTGTAATGAAATTGTTCTATGTTCTCCGCCAGATAAAAACGGAAAAATTAATCCAGCCATTTTATATGCCGCTAATTTATGTGGAGTAACCAAAATTTTGAAAGTAGGTGGTATCCAAGCGATTGCAGGAATGACTTTTGGGACAGAAACGATCCCAAAAGTATATAAAATTTTCGGCCCCGGAAACCAGTTTGTAACCGTGGCAAAACAATTGGCGACACAATTTGGTGTGGCTATCGATATGCCGGCTGGACCTTCTGAATTATTAGTCGTTGCCGACGATGCCGCCGTTCCCGCTTTTGTGGCATCGGATTTGTTATCACAAGCAGAGCATGGAACGGACAGTCAGGTTATTTTAGTTTCGACTTCTAAAAACTTGATTGATGCCGTAGAAAAAGAAATCCAAATTCAAATGGACGTTCTGCCAAGAAAAACAATCGCCGAAAAAGCCATTGCCAATTCTAAATTGATATTTGTTGAGAATGATAAAATAGCCTTGGAATTAATCAATGAATACGGTCCGGAGCACTTTATAATCTGCACTGCGGCGGATGATTTTTATATTGATGGAGTTGAAAACGCAGGATCCGTTTTTATAGGAAATTATACTCCTGAAAGTGCCGGAGATTATGCTTCGGGAACCAATCACACTTTGCCAACCAATGGATTTGCGAAGAATTATAGCGGTGTCAATTTAGATAGTTTTACCAAATCAATGACTTTCCAAAAAATATCCAAAAAAGGAATTCAAAATATTGGCAAAGCCATTGAAATCATGGCAGAAGCCGAAGGTTTACAAGCCCACAAAAATGCAGTTAGCTTACGATTAAAAGCCATTAAAGATGAAAAATAA
- the hisC gene encoding histidinol-phosphate transaminase, with product MKNNFDINNLVRENVKQLKPYSSARDEFEDFDTAEMIFLDANENPFENGVNRYPDPQQSTVKGILAKQKSLKTNQILLGNGSDEVLDLLFRAFCEPKDDNVITLPPTYGMYGVLANINAVENKEILLSKDFQPEIDAILAAVNQNTKIIFLCSPNNPTGNSFSDESIVTLLQNFNGLVVIDEAYIDFSKKQSWINELDEYPNLVITQTLSKAYGLAGIRLGICYASSQVISVLNKIKPPYNVNELTQKRAIERLNQKDKIEFEINSIIDQRESLLKVLDQVKFVSKIYPTEANFVLIKVDDANKRYNELIAKGIVIRNRTTQPLCENTLRLTIGTAQENKKLMDALLAIS from the coding sequence ATGAAAAATAATTTTGACATAAATAATCTAGTTAGAGAAAACGTAAAGCAATTAAAGCCGTATTCGTCTGCCAGAGATGAATTTGAGGATTTTGACACCGCCGAGATGATTTTTCTCGATGCTAACGAAAACCCTTTCGAAAACGGTGTAAATCGTTATCCGGATCCGCAGCAAAGTACCGTAAAAGGCATTTTGGCCAAACAAAAAAGTCTAAAAACCAATCAGATATTGCTCGGAAACGGAAGCGATGAAGTGTTGGACTTGCTTTTTAGAGCATTTTGCGAACCCAAAGATGACAACGTTATCACTTTGCCACCCACTTACGGAATGTACGGAGTTTTAGCCAATATCAATGCCGTAGAAAATAAAGAGATTTTACTCTCTAAAGATTTTCAACCTGAAATTGACGCTATTTTAGCAGCCGTGAATCAAAACACTAAAATTATCTTTTTATGTTCGCCAAATAATCCAACAGGAAACTCTTTTTCTGATGAAAGTATTGTTACTTTATTACAAAATTTCAACGGCTTAGTTGTTATTGACGAAGCCTATATTGATTTTTCGAAAAAGCAAAGTTGGATTAACGAATTGGATGAATATCCTAATTTGGTCATTACGCAAACACTTTCAAAAGCCTATGGTTTGGCAGGAATTAGATTGGGGATTTGTTATGCTTCCAGCCAAGTAATTTCAGTTTTAAACAAAATCAAACCGCCTTATAACGTCAATGAATTAACGCAAAAAAGAGCTATAGAACGTTTGAATCAAAAAGATAAAATTGAATTTGAAATCAATTCAATTATAGATCAAAGAGAAAGTTTACTTAAAGTATTAGATCAAGTAAAATTTGTAAGCAAAATTTATCCTACAGAAGCTAATTTTGTATTAATAAAAGTAGATGACGCTAATAAAAGATACAATGAATTAATTGCCAAAGGAATTGTAATCAGGAACAGAACAACGCAGCCCTTGTGTGAAAACACGTTGCGTTTGACGATTGGAACAGCTCAAGAAAATAAAAAATTAATGGATGCATTATTAGCCATTAGCTAA
- the hisB gene encoding bifunctional histidinol-phosphatase/imidazoleglycerol-phosphate dehydratase HisB: MKKVLFIDRDGTIVLEPEGYQLDSLEKLEFYPKSFQYLAKIAKELDYELVMVTNQDGLGTPSFPEDTFWPTQNFILRAFENEGVLFDDIFVDRSFPEDNAPTRKPRTGMLTKYIDNPAYDLENSFVLGDRLTDVELAKNLGAKAIFLNTTDGPGSTEIASKKEELDSVISLQSTDWKVIYEFLKLEARSASIERKTNETDIYINLNLDGTGKSKIETGIVFFDHMLDQIARHGQMDLEILVKGDLEVDEHHTIEDTAIALGEVFAKALGNKLGIERYGFCLPMDDCLAQVAIDFGGRNWLVWETEFKREMVGKMPTEMFLHFFKSFSDGAKANINIKAEGQNEHHKIEAIFKAFAKAIKVAVKRDTEKMILPSTKGML, translated from the coding sequence ATGAAAAAAGTACTTTTTATCGATCGTGACGGAACGATTGTTTTAGAACCGGAAGGATATCAATTAGATAGTCTAGAAAAATTAGAATTTTACCCAAAATCATTCCAATATCTAGCTAAAATTGCAAAAGAATTAGATTATGAATTGGTTATGGTAACCAATCAAGATGGACTAGGAACCCCTAGTTTTCCTGAAGATACTTTTTGGCCAACTCAAAATTTTATTCTGAGAGCTTTTGAAAATGAAGGCGTCCTTTTTGATGATATTTTTGTAGATCGTTCTTTTCCCGAAGACAATGCGCCAACCCGCAAACCAAGAACAGGAATGTTGACTAAATATATCGATAATCCGGCCTATGACCTGGAAAACTCTTTTGTTTTGGGTGATCGATTGACCGATGTAGAATTGGCTAAAAATTTAGGAGCTAAAGCTATTTTCCTGAATACAACTGATGGCCCCGGAAGTACTGAAATTGCTTCTAAAAAAGAAGAATTAGATTCGGTTATTAGTTTACAAAGCACCGATTGGAAAGTGATTTATGAGTTTCTTAAATTGGAAGCACGTTCTGCTTCGATAGAAAGAAAGACAAATGAAACTGATATTTATATCAATTTGAATCTGGACGGAACCGGAAAAAGCAAGATAGAAACTGGAATTGTTTTTTTTGACCACATGCTCGACCAAATTGCCCGCCACGGACAAATGGATTTGGAAATCCTTGTAAAAGGTGATTTGGAGGTCGATGAACACCACACGATCGAAGATACTGCCATTGCGCTTGGAGAAGTTTTTGCTAAGGCGTTAGGAAATAAATTAGGGATTGAACGTTATGGTTTTTGTTTGCCAATGGACGATTGTTTGGCTCAGGTTGCCATCGATTTTGGAGGTAGAAACTGGCTAGTTTGGGAAACCGAATTCAAACGCGAAATGGTGGGCAAAATGCCTACGGAAATGTTCTTGCATTTCTTTAAATCCTTCTCTGACGGGGCTAAAGCCAATATCAACATAAAGGCCGAAGGACAAAACGAACACCATAAGATCGAAGCCATTTTTAAGGCTTTCGCCAAAGCGATAAAAGTGGCGGTGAAACGCGATACCGAGAAAATGATTCTACCAAGCACAAAAGGAATGCTATAA